From the Microplitis mediator isolate UGA2020A chromosome 6, iyMicMedi2.1, whole genome shotgun sequence genome, one window contains:
- the LOC130669950 gene encoding uncharacterized protein LOC130669950, with protein MSTNPISILQEYLQKNNNPLPKYDMVSTSLANHSFTFRVSCDVKKQPYTALGEANSKQIAKHRSAENMIILLNQNNCGIKYGHSEESFSTPERKSLGSTGSPSSNCSSDYSREFNPIGALQEICVKNKYVLPSYSEGSYAQGHSNFKMTCTLGTYKVEGASNGKKKQAKYECARKMYDELKNMSEDEKKKYKIVGDSSEMQVVNANDSNSKNTSACNSRELSIDSPASTQHAIEKALSLFPKLTKSHSIMSDPKKIKLSNYHSYLKSSLDQIQQRNFFEFYQTLDLQKIKNDIDKLSIVLDKICTILNIEKEEALVKTSDNKNYGVVIKLKTTPEFSDVGIGSNAREARLSALYRIIRTIFYLLM; from the exons ATGAGTACAAATCCGATTTCAATTCTGCAAGAAtacttgcaaaaaaataacaatcccCTACCGAAATATGATATGGTCAGCACTTCATTAGCTAATCACTCGTTCACATTTCGAGTGAGCTGCGATGTCAAAAAACAACCTTACACAGCTCTTGGTGAAGCTAATAGCAAACAAATTGCAAAGCATAGATCAGCTGAAAACatgattattttgttaaatcaaAACAATTGTGGAATAAAATATGGGCATTCTGAAGAATCATTTTCAACACCCGAGAGGAAATCCCTCGGGTCAACTGGCAGCCCATCTTCAAATTGTTCATCGGATTATTCACGGGAATTTAATCCTATTGGCGCATtacaa GAAATTTGTGTGAAAAACAAATATGTACTACCGAGTTACAGTGAAGGTAGTTATGCTCAGGGTCACTCGAATTTCAAAATGACTTGTACTTTAGGGACTTACAAAGTTGAAGGTGCATcgaatggtaaaaaaaaacaagccAAGTACGAATGCGCTAGAAAAATGTATgacgaattaaaaaatatgtcagaggatgaaaaaaaaaaatataaaatagtagGCGACAGCAGTGAAATGCAAGTTGTTAATGCAAATGATAGCAATAGTAAAAATACTAGCGCATGTAACTCGCGAGAATTATCGATCGATTCACCTGCTTCTACTCAACACGCGATTGAAAAAGCATTATCGTTATTTCCTAAATTAACTAAAAGTCACAGTATAATGTCCGatcctaaaaaaataaaactctcAAATTATCATTCTTATTTAAAAAGCTCTCTTGATCAAATTCagcaaagaaatttttttgaattttatcaaacactagatctacaaaaaataaaaaatgatattgatAAACTGTCAATTGTGCTTGATAAAATTTgtactattttaaatattgaaaaggAAGAAGCTCTTGTTAAAACTTcggataataaaaattatggagttgtaattaaattgaaaactaCTCCGGAGTTTTCAGATGTTGGCATAGGTAGTAATGCAAGAGAAGCTAGATTGTCTGCTTTATATCGTATCATCCggacaattttttatctattaatgTAA
- the LOC130670241 gene encoding nuclear factor related to kappa-B-binding protein isoform X2 — protein MEIDDECSAGGDSNAEEEEDEESYHGSRSNTCTSSSSGSSSSSDNTDDSADDHDTTGSETHSSGDDDEEDDDEDDEDEDDDDQDNSHQIPDESVDEVRWETCIAARSKIKLPQDLCEHSSIFYELLDYPNIWHDCLTQEQRDSLTRYLPTFPKDCDVAAEQEKTLKMLFQREINRFGVSPLDSFHTHLSSGHFRPDIRRMRRLVRKAQKRRLLFEERKRTYELANQLFKSRENLLLNAYKQGFSQPTSHRMSKLHWRKPTPAILEEKTQMRYLEELNAVKTELGIARFADTTSENEESYHQFQTPNAKQKKKRKSTGIQATQMRTNHLNNDDEDIRPVFSTLQREEFTPNPSFLVREINEDSYRNMLIAHKRRRARQDVHPELNTQGIVLAELTQRAQVGQKHKLTFSNPVRINSSKKRVKVEPTLCPPVIPNKLIPTSSPIKTELDNSNNYIYNTLEGNNHVFNKEIEPKVCQEIVRSTNFMPVKIEPTDSYDISPSPPKKKVNAVTPKYIKPTIVTPVSIAETLPPLPEIKKELEELDYMRTEIKSEFILPDDTNIPSEEEEDLHSKKELDLENIDMMQIPIQLGDGIDILDDVQCEDNRVIGLPDKNISITAEEEDIRINGSGDLMQETHTCFFSLLRDAFVSKGEYRMNTNEVKDAVTLWQNNPISPLNDWYSLSNSWSALVPSALGFLAGELVCSQELDHGQDQEFVPYLENKGRAIYAWIGAGRDSDSRLSILCTQFLLYRNVLSTPKLPSIVDTAPVIVPVKTTTVPALYGNGNNSNGSGTNSVRSGSPAVESIGDPAALAAMTESEPPRALCPTDWKVRLSTPEEREEFQRQERLRYASPHKAFTYKMHGYESVVGPVKGIYQHNIGAGLTKPRGHSLLVADRPNFVTILALVRDATARLPNGEGTRADICMLLKDSQYIKEYSPSDGEKCNEKDNYLNSVVSGALDRLHYETDPCVRYYPRRKEWLYLHRARSESEFEMYHQQLQGVTKTKKNPGGNSRNKAVQPSHKLMNGKEQLPSGIKELTPKKEKKVAVQTQLIIKKEPRVIPEDKIRIDQSVSTELPVTSTIPTAIISSTASLVTSSVPSVVFSTPAPLPSPLVERDTVPAVEIKPQIPAPPIPTVKKISSISSKPVTVVKTAATQSLLQSNQHFPHHQIQVSTSAGVQTIRLSGPSVLQSAQTVSATTSSAGTSTPSVTAIFPTAKIQNQSQPTVLTNQTGKSILQNANIKQQQQQQPQQQHVLPGKTLLASQIKLVSSGQIKSLLTSHGLQGPTIFIKQSSPSATHAQQIQQLKQQQRQLNQQLQQRLVISQQQQQQIQQQQQVQQQQQQQQHVQLHQQTQQSQQQSQAQQATIQSPGMQRIIAQIGGKPIAVQIQQSPHHQQQQQKILAKVLSSGSGQLISVESLLAQKGLKLATTTSPTQLNRQGKPVIQTQYQMVSQAQGSPGQTKIVMSSQQSSTPGAQTVRMVAAQLAGKPIVLASANKGVVTGLTSGNSVVLGKQSPQQAGQQQPIILPSHMLNLKALHGLKVIPTPAGLKTTGTAVYARVIAPTSITATQTTAQQQHLQQQQQQQQQQQQQQQQQQQTIQTTQTTRNPYSTP, from the exons ATGGAg ATTGATGATGAGTGTTCAGCTGGTGGTGATTCAAATGCTGAGGAAGAAGAAGATGAAGAGTCTTATCACGGATCAAGAAGTAATACATGTACTAGTAGTTCAAGTGGTAGCAGTTCGTCATCAGACAACACTGATGACAGTGCCGATGATCATGACACTACTGGTTCTGAGACACATAGTtctggtgatgatgatgaagaagatgatgatgaggaCGATGAAGATGAGGATGACGATGATCAAGATAATTCTCATCAAATCCCAGATGAAAGTGTTGATGAAGtt agATGGGAAACGTGCATTGCTGCgagaagtaaaataaaattacctcaAGATCTTTGTGAGCATTCgtctattttttatgaattgcTCGACTATCCTAATATTTGGCATGATTGTTTAACTCAAGAGCAACGTGATTCGCTGACTCGGTATTTGCCAACTTTTCCTAAAGATTGTGATGTAGCGGCTgagcaagaaaaaactttaaaaatgttatttcaaAGAGAAATCAACag gtTTGGAGTATCACCACTTGACTCATTTCATACTCATCTTTCGTCCGGTCACTTCAGACCAGACATAAGAAGAATGAGACGTTTGGTTCGTAAAGCTCAGAAAAGAAGATTACTATTTGAAGAACGTAAACGTACATATGAGTTGGCAAACCAGTTGTTCAAATCACGAGAAAATTTGTTACTTAATGCCTACAAACAGGGTTTCAGTCAACCAACGTCGCACCGAATGTCAAAATTGCATTGGCGTAAACCGACACCAGCTATTCTGGAAGAAAAAACTCAAATGCGTTATTTAGAAGAATTGAATGCCGTTAAAACTGAGCTGGGTATTGCGCGATTCGCAGATACGACCTCAGAGAATGAAGAAAGTTATCATCAGTTTCAAACCCCGAATGCTAAGCAAAAGAAGAAACGAAAGAGTACGGGAATTCAGGCAACTCAGATGCGTacaaatcatttaaataacgatGATGAAGACATACGGCCAGTTTTTTCTACGCTTCAGCGTGAAGAATTTACACCCAATCCTTCATTTCTTGTTCGTGAAATAAATGAAGATTCGTATCGCAATATGCTGATTGCTCATAAACGACGAAGAGCGCGGCAAGATGTTCATCCAGAGTTAAATACTCAAGGTATTGTTCTGGCTGAATTAACTCAGCGCGCTCAAGTAGGACAGAAacataaattaacatttagtAATCCAGTGCGTATTAATTCGTCCAAGAAACGGGTTAAAGTTGAACCAACTTTGTGTCCGCCTGTGATacccaataaattaattccaaCTAGCTCACCAATTAAAACTGAGCTTGataatagcaataattatatatataatacactCGAGGGCAATAATCACGTGTTTAATAAAGAGATTGAGCCAAAAGTATGTCAAGAAATAGTTCGTTCAACAAATTTCATGCCTGTAAAAATAGAACCTACGGATTCTTATGACATAAGTCCGTCACCACCtaagaaaaaagtaaatgcTGTCACTCCAAAGTACATTAAGCCAACAATTGTAACTCCGGTATCGATAGCAGAAACATTGCCGCCACTtccggaaataaaaaaagagttaGAAGAACTGGATTATATGAGAACGGAAATAAAGTCAGAATTTATATTACCGGATGATACCAATATTCCAagtgaagaagaagaagatctTCATAGTAAGAAAGAACTTGACTTGGAGAATATTGATATGATGCAGATACCAATACAGCTGGGTGACGGCATTGATATTCTTGATGATGTACAGTGCGAAGACAATCGTGTTATAGGTTTGCCGGATAAAAACATATCGATCACTGCTGAGGAAGAAGATATTAGAATAAATGGCAGTGGTGATTTAATGCAAGAAACTCACACGTGTTTCTTTTCGCTTTTAAGAGACGCGTTTGTTTCGAAAGGCGAGTATCGGATGAACACAAATGAAGTTAAAGATGCGGTAACACTGTGGCAAAATAATCCTATATCTCCATTGAATGACTGGTACTCGCTGTCAAACTCTTGGTCAGCGTTAGTTCCATCagctctgggatttctcgctGGTGAATTAGTTTGCAGTCAAGAACTAGATCATGGACAAGATCAAGAGTTTGTTCCTTACTTAGAGAACAAAGGTCGAGCCATTTATGCATGGATTGGCGCTGGCAGAGATTCGGACTCTCGATTATCAATTCTTTGTACTCAATTTTTACTGTATCGGAATGTACTCAGTACTCCTAAATTACCGTCAATTGTTGACACTGCACCAGTGATTGTTCCTGTAAAGACAACGACAGTTCCTGCGCTGTATGGCAACGGCAATAATAGCAATGGCAGTGGAACGAATAGTGTACGCAGTGGCAGTCCAGCTGTTGAGTCAATAGGAGATCCCGCGGCTCTGGCAGCTATGACGGAATCAGAACCACCGCGTGCACTGTGTCCTACTGACTGGAAAGTCCGTCTATCGACACCAGAAGAGCGTGAAGAATTTCAACGTCAGGAGAGACTACGTTATGCATCACCACACAAAGCATTTACATACAAAATGCACGGTTACGAGTCTGTTGTTGGTCCAGTTAAAGGTATTTATCAGCATAATATCGGTGCTGGTCTCACTAAACCACGTGGACACTCGTTACTGGTCGCGGATCGTCCAAATTTCGTTACTATTCTTGCCCTAGTTAGAGATGCGACAGCCCGATTACCTAATGGCGAAGGTACTCGTGCTGATATCTGTATGTTACTCAAAGACTCGCAATACATAAAAGAATACAGTCCAAGTGACGGTGAGAAATGTAATGAAAAAGATAATTATCTTAATTCGGTGGTGTCTGGTGCACTTGATCGGCTTCATTATGAGACTGATCCCTGTGTGCGTTATTACCCACGACGTAAAGAATGGTTGTATTTACATAGGGCGCGTTCAGAGTCTGAGTTTGAAATGTATCATCAGCAGCTACAAGGAGTGACCAAGACCAAGAAAAATCCCGGCGGTAATTCACGTAATAAAGCTGTGCAACCGAGTCACAAATTAATGAATGGGAAAGAACAATTGCCCAGTGGTATCAAAGAATTGACTCcgaaaaaagagaaaaaggtTGCAGTGCAAACGCAGTTGATTATTAAAAAGGAACCACGAGTTATTCCGGAGGATAAAATTAGAATAGATCAATCAGTTTCTACTGAGCTACCTGTTACAAGTACAATTCCTACGGCAATTATTTCATCAACTGCATCTTTGGTAACATCTAGTGTACCTTCAGTTGTGTTTTCTACGCCTGCACCACTTCCGAGCCCGTTAGTTGAACGTGATACTGTTCCAGCAGTTGAAATAAAACCACAAATACCCGCACCGCCAATTCCTacggttaaaaaaataagttctatCAGTAGTAAGCCAGTGACTGTTGTGAAAACCGCAGCTACTCAGAGTTTATTGCAATCGAATCAACATTTTCCGCATCATCAAATTCAAGTATCGACTTCTGCTGGTGTACAGACTATCAGATTATCTGGTCCTTCGGTACTTCAGTCAGCACAGACTGTATCGGCTACGACGTCTAGTGCGGGAACGTCGACACCGAGTGTTACCGCGATATTTCCTACggctaaaattcaaaatcaatcTCAGCCGACTGTCTTGACAAATCAAACGGGCAAAAGTATTCTTCAGAATGCCAACATtaagcagcagcagcaacaacagccCCAACAACAGCATGTATTGCCGGGTAAAACTTTGCTGGCTTCGCAAATAAAATTAGTGAGCTCCGGACAAATAAAATCGTTATTGACGAGCCATGGTCTCCAAGGTCCCACAATATTTATCAAACAATCATCACCATCAGCCACTCACGCGCAGCAAATACAGCAATTAAAG cagcagcagcggcAATTAAATCAACAGCTCCAACAGCGACTGGTAATAAgtcaacagcagcagcaacaaatccagcaacagcagcaagtccaacaacagcaacaacagcagcagcacgTGCAGTTGCACCAGCAAACCCAACAATCACAGCAACAATCGCAGGCTCAACAAGCGACCATTCAGAGCCCAGGAATGCAACGAATAATAGCCCAAATTGGCGGTAAACCCATAGCTGTACAAATTCAACAGTCACCTCATCatcaacagcagcaacaaaaaattcttgccaAAGTATTGAGCAGCGGAAGTGGACAGCTCATCTCCGTTGAAAGTTTACTCGCTCAGAAGGGCCTTAAGCTGGCGACGACAACTTCTCCTACGCAATTAAATCGTCAGGGTAAACCAGTGATTCAAACCCAATACCAG ATGGTGTCGCAAGCGCAAGGATCTCCAGGACAAACAAAAATAGTTATGAGTTCTCAGCAATCTTCAACACCGGGTGCTCAGACAGTGCGAATGGTTGCGGCTCAATTAGCGGGTAAACCGATTGTCCTTGCGAGTGCTAATAAAGGAGTCGTTACGGGACTAACTAGTGGTAACAGTGTCGTGCTCGGAAAGCAGTCGCCGCAGCAAGCAGGACAACAGCAGCCAATAATTTTACCCAGTCATATGTTGAACTTAAAAGCTCTGCACGGTTTGAAAGTCATACCGACACCCGCTGGTCTTAAGACTACCGGCACTGCTGTGTATGCCCGAGTCATCGCCCCGACGTCTATCACAGCCACTCAGACGACTGCTCAGCAGCAACATcttcagcagcagcagcagcagcaacagcagcaacaacagcagcaacagcaacagcaacaaaCGATTCAGACGACACAAACGACGAGAAATCCGTACAGCACAccgtga
- the LOC130670241 gene encoding nuclear factor related to kappa-B-binding protein isoform X1, which translates to MEIDDECSAGGDSNAEEEEDEESYHGSRSNTCTSSSSGSSSSSDNTDDSADDHDTTGSETHSSGDDDEEDDDEDDEDEDDDDQDNSHQIPDESVDEVRWETCIAARSKIKLPQDLCEHSSIFYELLDYPNIWHDCLTQEQRDSLTRYLPTFPKDCDVAAEQEKTLKMLFQREINRFGVSPLDSFHTHLSSGHFRPDIRRMRRLVRKAQKRRLLFEERKRTYELANQLFKSRENLLLNAYKQGFSQPTSHRMSKLHWRKPTPAILEEKTQMRYLEELNAVKTELGIARFADTTSENEESYHQFQTPNAKQKKKRKSTGIQATQMRTNHLNNDDEDIRPVFSTLQREEFTPNPSFLVREINEDSYRNMLIAHKRRRARQDVHPELNTQGIVLAELTQRAQVGQKHKLTFSNPVRINSSKKRVKVEPTLCPPVIPNKLIPTSSPIKTELDNSNNYIYNTLEGNNHVFNKEIEPKVCQEIVRSTNFMPVKIEPTDSYDISPSPPKKKVNAVTPKYIKPTIVTPVSIAETLPPLPEIKKELEELDYMRTEIKSEFILPDDTNIPSEEEEDLHSKKELDLENIDMMQIPIQLGDGIDILDDVQCEDNRVIGLPDKNISITAEEEDIRINGSGDLMQETHTCFFSLLRDAFVSKGEYRMNTNEVKDAVTLWQNNPISPLNDWYSLSNSWSALVPSALGFLAGELVCSQELDHGQDQEFVPYLENKGRAIYAWIGAGRDSDSRLSILCTQFLLYRNVLSTPKLPSIVDTAPVIVPVKTTTVPALYGNGNNSNGSGTNSVRSGSPAVESIGDPAALAAMTESEPPRALCPTDWKVRLSTPEEREEFQRQERLRYASPHKAFTYKMHGYESVVGPVKGIYQHNIGAGLTKPRGHSLLVADRPNFVTILALVRDATARLPNGEGTRADICMLLKDSQYIKEYSPSDGEKCNEKDNYLNSVVSGALDRLHYETDPCVRYYPRRKEWLYLHRARSESEFEMYHQQLQGVTKTKKNPGGNSRNKAVQPSHKLMNGKEQLPSGIKELTPKKEKKVAVQTQLIIKKEPRVIPEDKIRIDQSVSTELPVTSTIPTAIISSTASLVTSSVPSVVFSTPAPLPSPLVERDTVPAVEIKPQIPAPPIPTVKKISSISSKPVTVVKTAATQSLLQSNQHFPHHQIQVSTSAGVQTIRLSGPSVLQSAQTVSATTSSAGTSTPSVTAIFPTAKIQNQSQPTVLTNQTGKSILQNANIKQQQQQQPQQQHVLPGKTLLASQIKLVSSGQIKSLLTSHGLQGPTIFIKQSSPSATHAQQIQQLKQQQQRQLNQQLQQRLVISQQQQQQIQQQQQVQQQQQQQQHVQLHQQTQQSQQQSQAQQATIQSPGMQRIIAQIGGKPIAVQIQQSPHHQQQQQKILAKVLSSGSGQLISVESLLAQKGLKLATTTSPTQLNRQGKPVIQTQYQMVSQAQGSPGQTKIVMSSQQSSTPGAQTVRMVAAQLAGKPIVLASANKGVVTGLTSGNSVVLGKQSPQQAGQQQPIILPSHMLNLKALHGLKVIPTPAGLKTTGTAVYARVIAPTSITATQTTAQQQHLQQQQQQQQQQQQQQQQQQQTIQTTQTTRNPYSTP; encoded by the exons ATGGAg ATTGATGATGAGTGTTCAGCTGGTGGTGATTCAAATGCTGAGGAAGAAGAAGATGAAGAGTCTTATCACGGATCAAGAAGTAATACATGTACTAGTAGTTCAAGTGGTAGCAGTTCGTCATCAGACAACACTGATGACAGTGCCGATGATCATGACACTACTGGTTCTGAGACACATAGTtctggtgatgatgatgaagaagatgatgatgaggaCGATGAAGATGAGGATGACGATGATCAAGATAATTCTCATCAAATCCCAGATGAAAGTGTTGATGAAGtt agATGGGAAACGTGCATTGCTGCgagaagtaaaataaaattacctcaAGATCTTTGTGAGCATTCgtctattttttatgaattgcTCGACTATCCTAATATTTGGCATGATTGTTTAACTCAAGAGCAACGTGATTCGCTGACTCGGTATTTGCCAACTTTTCCTAAAGATTGTGATGTAGCGGCTgagcaagaaaaaactttaaaaatgttatttcaaAGAGAAATCAACag gtTTGGAGTATCACCACTTGACTCATTTCATACTCATCTTTCGTCCGGTCACTTCAGACCAGACATAAGAAGAATGAGACGTTTGGTTCGTAAAGCTCAGAAAAGAAGATTACTATTTGAAGAACGTAAACGTACATATGAGTTGGCAAACCAGTTGTTCAAATCACGAGAAAATTTGTTACTTAATGCCTACAAACAGGGTTTCAGTCAACCAACGTCGCACCGAATGTCAAAATTGCATTGGCGTAAACCGACACCAGCTATTCTGGAAGAAAAAACTCAAATGCGTTATTTAGAAGAATTGAATGCCGTTAAAACTGAGCTGGGTATTGCGCGATTCGCAGATACGACCTCAGAGAATGAAGAAAGTTATCATCAGTTTCAAACCCCGAATGCTAAGCAAAAGAAGAAACGAAAGAGTACGGGAATTCAGGCAACTCAGATGCGTacaaatcatttaaataacgatGATGAAGACATACGGCCAGTTTTTTCTACGCTTCAGCGTGAAGAATTTACACCCAATCCTTCATTTCTTGTTCGTGAAATAAATGAAGATTCGTATCGCAATATGCTGATTGCTCATAAACGACGAAGAGCGCGGCAAGATGTTCATCCAGAGTTAAATACTCAAGGTATTGTTCTGGCTGAATTAACTCAGCGCGCTCAAGTAGGACAGAAacataaattaacatttagtAATCCAGTGCGTATTAATTCGTCCAAGAAACGGGTTAAAGTTGAACCAACTTTGTGTCCGCCTGTGATacccaataaattaattccaaCTAGCTCACCAATTAAAACTGAGCTTGataatagcaataattatatatataatacactCGAGGGCAATAATCACGTGTTTAATAAAGAGATTGAGCCAAAAGTATGTCAAGAAATAGTTCGTTCAACAAATTTCATGCCTGTAAAAATAGAACCTACGGATTCTTATGACATAAGTCCGTCACCACCtaagaaaaaagtaaatgcTGTCACTCCAAAGTACATTAAGCCAACAATTGTAACTCCGGTATCGATAGCAGAAACATTGCCGCCACTtccggaaataaaaaaagagttaGAAGAACTGGATTATATGAGAACGGAAATAAAGTCAGAATTTATATTACCGGATGATACCAATATTCCAagtgaagaagaagaagatctTCATAGTAAGAAAGAACTTGACTTGGAGAATATTGATATGATGCAGATACCAATACAGCTGGGTGACGGCATTGATATTCTTGATGATGTACAGTGCGAAGACAATCGTGTTATAGGTTTGCCGGATAAAAACATATCGATCACTGCTGAGGAAGAAGATATTAGAATAAATGGCAGTGGTGATTTAATGCAAGAAACTCACACGTGTTTCTTTTCGCTTTTAAGAGACGCGTTTGTTTCGAAAGGCGAGTATCGGATGAACACAAATGAAGTTAAAGATGCGGTAACACTGTGGCAAAATAATCCTATATCTCCATTGAATGACTGGTACTCGCTGTCAAACTCTTGGTCAGCGTTAGTTCCATCagctctgggatttctcgctGGTGAATTAGTTTGCAGTCAAGAACTAGATCATGGACAAGATCAAGAGTTTGTTCCTTACTTAGAGAACAAAGGTCGAGCCATTTATGCATGGATTGGCGCTGGCAGAGATTCGGACTCTCGATTATCAATTCTTTGTACTCAATTTTTACTGTATCGGAATGTACTCAGTACTCCTAAATTACCGTCAATTGTTGACACTGCACCAGTGATTGTTCCTGTAAAGACAACGACAGTTCCTGCGCTGTATGGCAACGGCAATAATAGCAATGGCAGTGGAACGAATAGTGTACGCAGTGGCAGTCCAGCTGTTGAGTCAATAGGAGATCCCGCGGCTCTGGCAGCTATGACGGAATCAGAACCACCGCGTGCACTGTGTCCTACTGACTGGAAAGTCCGTCTATCGACACCAGAAGAGCGTGAAGAATTTCAACGTCAGGAGAGACTACGTTATGCATCACCACACAAAGCATTTACATACAAAATGCACGGTTACGAGTCTGTTGTTGGTCCAGTTAAAGGTATTTATCAGCATAATATCGGTGCTGGTCTCACTAAACCACGTGGACACTCGTTACTGGTCGCGGATCGTCCAAATTTCGTTACTATTCTTGCCCTAGTTAGAGATGCGACAGCCCGATTACCTAATGGCGAAGGTACTCGTGCTGATATCTGTATGTTACTCAAAGACTCGCAATACATAAAAGAATACAGTCCAAGTGACGGTGAGAAATGTAATGAAAAAGATAATTATCTTAATTCGGTGGTGTCTGGTGCACTTGATCGGCTTCATTATGAGACTGATCCCTGTGTGCGTTATTACCCACGACGTAAAGAATGGTTGTATTTACATAGGGCGCGTTCAGAGTCTGAGTTTGAAATGTATCATCAGCAGCTACAAGGAGTGACCAAGACCAAGAAAAATCCCGGCGGTAATTCACGTAATAAAGCTGTGCAACCGAGTCACAAATTAATGAATGGGAAAGAACAATTGCCCAGTGGTATCAAAGAATTGACTCcgaaaaaagagaaaaaggtTGCAGTGCAAACGCAGTTGATTATTAAAAAGGAACCACGAGTTATTCCGGAGGATAAAATTAGAATAGATCAATCAGTTTCTACTGAGCTACCTGTTACAAGTACAATTCCTACGGCAATTATTTCATCAACTGCATCTTTGGTAACATCTAGTGTACCTTCAGTTGTGTTTTCTACGCCTGCACCACTTCCGAGCCCGTTAGTTGAACGTGATACTGTTCCAGCAGTTGAAATAAAACCACAAATACCCGCACCGCCAATTCCTacggttaaaaaaataagttctatCAGTAGTAAGCCAGTGACTGTTGTGAAAACCGCAGCTACTCAGAGTTTATTGCAATCGAATCAACATTTTCCGCATCATCAAATTCAAGTATCGACTTCTGCTGGTGTACAGACTATCAGATTATCTGGTCCTTCGGTACTTCAGTCAGCACAGACTGTATCGGCTACGACGTCTAGTGCGGGAACGTCGACACCGAGTGTTACCGCGATATTTCCTACggctaaaattcaaaatcaatcTCAGCCGACTGTCTTGACAAATCAAACGGGCAAAAGTATTCTTCAGAATGCCAACATtaagcagcagcagcaacaacagccCCAACAACAGCATGTATTGCCGGGTAAAACTTTGCTGGCTTCGCAAATAAAATTAGTGAGCTCCGGACAAATAAAATCGTTATTGACGAGCCATGGTCTCCAAGGTCCCACAATATTTATCAAACAATCATCACCATCAGCCACTCACGCGCAGCAAATACAGCAATTAAAG cagcagcagcagcggcAATTAAATCAACAGCTCCAACAGCGACTGGTAATAAgtcaacagcagcagcaacaaatccagcaacagcagcaagtccaacaacagcaacaacagcagcagcacgTGCAGTTGCACCAGCAAACCCAACAATCACAGCAACAATCGCAGGCTCAACAAGCGACCATTCAGAGCCCAGGAATGCAACGAATAATAGCCCAAATTGGCGGTAAACCCATAGCTGTACAAATTCAACAGTCACCTCATCatcaacagcagcaacaaaaaattcttgccaAAGTATTGAGCAGCGGAAGTGGACAGCTCATCTCCGTTGAAAGTTTACTCGCTCAGAAGGGCCTTAAGCTGGCGACGACAACTTCTCCTACGCAATTAAATCGTCAGGGTAAACCAGTGATTCAAACCCAATACCAG ATGGTGTCGCAAGCGCAAGGATCTCCAGGACAAACAAAAATAGTTATGAGTTCTCAGCAATCTTCAACACCGGGTGCTCAGACAGTGCGAATGGTTGCGGCTCAATTAGCGGGTAAACCGATTGTCCTTGCGAGTGCTAATAAAGGAGTCGTTACGGGACTAACTAGTGGTAACAGTGTCGTGCTCGGAAAGCAGTCGCCGCAGCAAGCAGGACAACAGCAGCCAATAATTTTACCCAGTCATATGTTGAACTTAAAAGCTCTGCACGGTTTGAAAGTCATACCGACACCCGCTGGTCTTAAGACTACCGGCACTGCTGTGTATGCCCGAGTCATCGCCCCGACGTCTATCACAGCCACTCAGACGACTGCTCAGCAGCAACATcttcagcagcagcagcagcagcaacagcagcaacaacagcagcaacagcaacagcaacaaaCGATTCAGACGACACAAACGACGAGAAATCCGTACAGCACAccgtga